The nucleotide sequence GCGCGAGCTGAATATTATTGTCAAAATCAAGGAAGGCAATGCCGCACGGCTGCAACATATTCGTACGCCCTTACAAGCTAAAACCGATTTATTAAAAGCCAGTCTCAAACAGAATGAACGCCCGCTTGCACCAGTTGTCGTCGTCAGTGAAAAAGATATTGCACTCAACTTACCCGTAAGTAGCCATTACAGTACAGCAGCTTCCACAGCCTTAAATAAGCCACCGGTTTTAGAAAAGCCGTTGGCATTGCAACGCACAGCACCACCTGCATTATCGAACACCTCCATTCCTAAAACCGCATTTGCGCCAGCTGGAATGACATCAAGTCCAGCGATTCAGGCTCAAGCGATTGCGCCTGTATTGAAAAGCGAGGCTGTAACTCCACCCGATACTCAAGCCCCAGTTAAAACTGCAGCGGCGCTTTCAGATTCAGTAAGGACCTCACAAGCAACTCTTGCATCGCCGGCTCCTGCAGCAGCCTCGACTACAAACAAACCAACCAGTACGATACCAGCAAATCAAAGTGCATCAGCACCAAATAAAGCAAATATGCAGAAAGCTGTAGAGTCCCATTCTGATCATCAAACTGCTTCCAGTGATCCATTGGTGAAAAAATTTGCTGAGGAACAAGCCAGAAAATCAACTGGATCAACTAATCCGGTGAAAACTCCAGCTCCAGTTACTACAAAAGCTTCACCAGTCAAAGCAACTCCGAATCAGACTCAACCTACTTATGTAGTTCAATCCAATGAGTCACTGTGGGGAATTGCCTCACGAATTGCTCAACAGCAGCAGCGCCCGGTCAATGAAGTCATGCAACAAATTAAAAAAGACAATGAGCATGCTTTTATTGGAGGAAATGCCAATCGTCTACGTAAAGGTGCTGCATTGAACTTAAATACGACTCATCCTACACCTGCGCCTATTAAAGTCACTGCGGCAAAGCAAACCGAGCTACCGTCTAAGCCTACTGGCAAGACTAAATACCGCCTGAATCAGGCAGAAATGAGCCTAGTGGCTGAGAACCAGCGCGATTCCGGGCAAGTTTCTGCAAACCAGAACACAGAACGCAATCAAACATCAAAGGAATTGTCATTAAAAGTTATGACAGCCCGAGAAAAAACCGTTAAATTACAGAGAAACGTAACTGAATTAGAATTGGCACTCAATCAGAAGGATCACAGAATTCAGTTATTAAATGCGCGTCTGGCCCAGCTACAACAACAGCTCAAAGCCCAACAAGCAGATAAGAAGCCAATTAATTAAAAAGTTACACATGACGATTTATTGGGATAGGCGAACTTAAACTACTCTATCCCCAAGGGGTAAAACATGCTGATTTATGTGATTCCATTAGTGATATTGATCATCGTATTAATTGTCTTTAAAAAACGACAAGATGCTCAAGAATCAGATAAAGCAAAAACTAAAACGGTAAAAGCGAAAAAACCTGGCTCTGCTTCAAAAGCTGCTCCACAAAGAACCAAAGTAGTGGAGCCAGTCGGGGTCACAAAAAAATCAGCAACACCATTATCGGCAGAAACACGCAAGAAAATTGAAGGCCTAATTCAGGAACGTAATTTTTTTGCCGCCGAAGCGCAGATTAATCAGGCGCTGAATCGTGACAATTCCCAACACGAACTTTATCTGTTGCTGTTAGATATTCATATCTTGCAGAAAGATGATTTTGCGATTACGCAACTCATTAATCATATTCGTGCACTCAACATTGACGATGTACTCAGCCCAGCTGAAGAAAAGAGAACGGCTTACGAAAAAACAAAAGCTACAGAATCGACTCAGACTGCTACACCTGCCACGCCCGTATCCAATAACACCGCCTTTGATGCCTTAAATCAAGCTACGCTGCCTGCGGATACTAAAACGGAATTGGCATTCGAGCAATTACAACAGGAAATCGCTCCAGCGAAAGAAGAACCATCACCTCTTGAGTTTAACTTTACGCCTAGTTCTGCACCTGCTGCACCAGTCACAACGAAGACTGAGCCTGTCGAGAATAAGAGTTTAGATTTTAATACCGCACCTAGTATTCCTCAGGCTGAACCGACTGAAACACCAGCTAAAAACAGTAATGAAATTCAATTTGACTTCGATTCTTTTAAAGTAGAGACCACTACAACTGAAGTTTCACCCTCTGCAGCTCGTGACACTCTAGAGCCAAATTTTGAAAAGAAAATAAGCGGCAATGAAATTGCTGACTTTGATCTCAAGTTAGAAAGTAACCATCCACAAACAGCTGCTGCCACTGAAGAAATCAAACCTCTAGATTTTTCTTTCTCGCTTGACACGCCAGTACCAGCAGCTGAGAAAACTGCAGTGCCAGCGACTGAGTTTGACCTGTCTAGCTTGACAGCTGCAGCACCTGTGGCAGAACCAGCGTCACAAACCAATCTATCAGGCATGGATTTCAAATTAGATCATTTAGAAACCACGCCAGAAGCGCCTGCTGCGACAGCGATGAGTTTCGATCTTCCTGCTACACCA is from Acinetobacter lwoffii and encodes:
- a CDS encoding FimV/HubP-related protein — protein: MTELTIKMTVYNKLKLAILAIVASQNIYAINVDPVQIQSAPGELLYAEMTFRQSNINLPIEVSLASPEDLMSIGASHQPPGHLNFFTRRSNNGTGVITITSSRPMTERELNIIVKIKEGNAARLQHIRTPLQAKTDLLKASLKQNERPLAPVVVVSEKDIALNLPVSSHYSTAASTALNKPPVLEKPLALQRTAPPALSNTSIPKTAFAPAGMTSSPAIQAQAIAPVLKSEAVTPPDTQAPVKTAAALSDSVRTSQATLASPAPAAASTTNKPTSTIPANQSASAPNKANMQKAVESHSDHQTASSDPLVKKFAEEQARKSTGSTNPVKTPAPVTTKASPVKATPNQTQPTYVVQSNESLWGIASRIAQQQQRPVNEVMQQIKKDNEHAFIGGNANRLRKGAALNLNTTHPTPAPIKVTAAKQTELPSKPTGKTKYRLNQAEMSLVAENQRDSGQVSANQNTERNQTSKELSLKVMTAREKTVKLQRNVTELELALNQKDHRIQLLNARLAQLQQQLKAQQADKKPIN